The following proteins are encoded in a genomic region of Pseudodesulfovibrio mercurii:
- a CDS encoding ExbD/TolR family protein — MTASARTATARIRQSLPDDIPAMPVSLSEIGFVLSLIFMCSFIMILANGAMMQEKTLPQVDLTQMRRQGESEAAQPPETRISITMTDGAADCFLGERKVPMDRLPDALREEKVREVAIRADNLVTNGTIMKVIRACRQGEVQSFTFVYEETQ, encoded by the coding sequence ATGACCGCCAGCGCGAGAACGGCAACGGCCAGGATACGGCAGAGCCTGCCCGACGACATCCCGGCCATGCCCGTATCCCTTTCGGAGATAGGATTCGTCCTTTCGCTGATCTTCATGTGCAGCTTCATCATGATCCTGGCCAACGGGGCCATGATGCAGGAAAAAACGCTGCCCCAGGTGGATCTGACCCAGATGCGGCGGCAGGGAGAAAGCGAGGCCGCGCAGCCTCCGGAAACCAGGATATCCATCACCATGACGGACGGCGCCGCCGACTGTTTCCTCGGCGAACGCAAGGTGCCCATGGACCGGCTTCCGGACGCGCTGCGCGAGGAAAAGGTCCGGGAGGTCGCCATCCGCGCCGACAACCTGGTCACCAACGGAACCATCATGAAGGTCATCCGGGCCTGCCGCCAGGGCGAGGTCCAGTCCTTCACCTTCGTTTACGAAGAAACGCAATAA
- a CDS encoding MotA/TolQ/ExbB proton channel family protein: MNNANDIRKEAAPAGVYRERVPEPRKARIAAQARTSWKTDLVSHWRYYSAAMLVGALLTAGYILAGPRIMEAARHVDILETMFRRVGVVGILLYPLALLLAYLVIRDIRHLRGACDTPAWPALYTVILCTAPNAGLLGTFIAMQDTFTSIDFSAGLVKAFSGMALQIGVALGSTIFGIILFIVATIAKLLLNSACNPKERQS; encoded by the coding sequence ATGAACAACGCAAACGATATCCGAAAGGAAGCAGCACCCGCCGGGGTGTACCGGGAGCGCGTCCCGGAACCGAGGAAAGCGCGGATCGCGGCCCAGGCGAGGACGAGCTGGAAGACCGACCTCGTCTCCCACTGGAGATACTACTCCGCGGCCATGCTCGTCGGGGCCCTGCTCACCGCGGGCTACATCCTGGCCGGTCCCCGGATCATGGAGGCCGCCAGACACGTGGACATCCTGGAGACCATGTTCCGCAGGGTCGGCGTGGTCGGGATCCTGCTCTACCCCCTGGCCCTCCTGCTGGCATACCTCGTCATCCGGGACATCCGGCACCTGCGGGGGGCCTGCGACACCCCGGCGTGGCCCGCCCTGTACACGGTGATCCTGTGCACGGCCCCCAACGCGGGGCTGCTCGGGACCTTCATCGCCATGCAGGACACCTTCACCTCCATCGACTTCAGCGCCGGGCTGGTCAAGGCATTCTCCGGCATGGCGCTGCAGATCGGCGTGGCGCTGGGCTCCACGATCTTCGGCATCATACTCTTCATCGTCGCCACCATCGCCAAGCTGCTGCTCAACTCCGCCTGCAACCCCAAGGAGCGCCAGTCATGA
- a CDS encoding ATP-binding protein, protein MERDEFLALVGQLVKSDDPTVRGLGQCMRNVFGKREVLPCRLLDEVDVLSRAVDLYFPRPFVARYNAYKEAEEMLAALADSDDLSYAAALKDAADKLILLWKLVLNFLPFLFVGAIQRMGGKALAEAAEAELQEVLQTYRTLFHENATLNEGEQVAFVLLLLKLFRKLDRHGALGDSFILHPLLQARGGFDEVFPQPFGPMLQLIHQFRNKSFHAFISERRRDEVAPVNTIMACVCLYVVKCLLGVFERYGLYWVTGINAPSSDPVVTALSFAGAAPKEKRFKLTRTPCADSERLALNDLYLIDNSKVITMGGAQPVEPIGPTDYLCLSPFVIYTMESLDKEVLDGGASADRPLDICVLQRYNEVKQFLRYLALTGQVEFCLSRDDRFRHFFEKYSLFFKNIEGLFDDVGHAPAQEAATPGVDSAAAAMAQLRKRTWQVSCNHLAALLQVQDYDEDGNRIVENPGFGFQYKYNPDLFVFPEEGRFYDGFYESGKRAIAFVGGSGIGKSSLLCHLFLDERRAGRPAVFLDARRFRSARLDEFLEESIIVRARRDWRMENADRLLGEAGVRLVVFIDAVNEFGGPGGPLKLIQEIMDAARDQSALANVKFVFSCRVETWEQYRKSVNNPKVLLEDSVFVGQGGEAVRVNGFESETLRATLFDRYASCFNLVPATYEEQGEPLKELICSPFMMRMIAEVYANTSEDGASHRRRKRRKIPKKINYFKLFSLLTPRKMADAERLFPEREVSHDLLERRFDECLYVFAELIYRQLIAGGDSSPLAISGERRDSVRIDELSRNPAFGEFMKGPVEGASVSIFEALIQVGLIESVYLPELNRHGEVKFGRAYKFFHDQYTQYWLSAVYNRSDILGRPSPRKLRRDPELRRTTVANIQDLIARSQDAMVLGGALGHWLYSIMSDGRPRIQDDLCHLFNAIADTKSSHVRYMTGMFLHGLPEKGVVSSREWYSRLCRKGSFALRRLLTEHVVYLWPNIAPDDFRALIESLGREEDDVLLRELGDFLATRFGSEPEMVLEFLDGILPSLEKLDVATSTRLYALKSKMHIYFKVITKFAVKAALDCCVDWEKMRMLKELLTRKYSYVFRACLDESPTMIMRGVRSWVFSLLDGVGLNQWDQAIGPHGNNCFFVEFDGLRQRDVLHDFYPYCVQLCNGEFDELSLEPDSEFRQACLSLIDYRPRSVIGYVATVVLAAVLHRDDRQMESVVNELLARKSEAAFFFCNYLLTALGQLKVERCALLLPIMKKDFIPALVSEDQDGESYLGFLFMAAADMKELWPDAKVILDELTERLEEMKPEALFSFAKALRSLCFYSEPQMGRTIATHLARTYLSDASDNRREFAKRVLAAMLVRDPQMLSAILECTGKGRALEAEVLTFVDGEVLRLKDQVSYQSAWNKVFLTAVTDNPKVMHYACRVLLGGLVQSNSVTEFSREFRRFVVELVRGYLTDEGLDRRKTFTVQEALSESLASACYGMDGEPWTDVEDRVEKQQ, encoded by the coding sequence ATGGAAAGAGACGAGTTCCTGGCCCTGGTCGGCCAGTTGGTGAAGAGCGACGATCCAACGGTGCGCGGCCTGGGCCAATGCATGCGGAACGTGTTCGGCAAACGGGAGGTGTTGCCCTGCCGCCTGCTCGACGAGGTGGACGTCCTCAGCCGGGCGGTGGATCTGTACTTTCCCCGGCCGTTCGTGGCCCGGTACAATGCCTACAAGGAAGCCGAGGAGATGCTGGCCGCCCTGGCGGACTCGGACGACCTCAGCTATGCGGCCGCGCTGAAGGACGCGGCCGACAAGTTGATCCTGCTGTGGAAGCTGGTCTTGAACTTCCTGCCGTTTCTTTTCGTCGGGGCCATCCAGCGCATGGGCGGCAAGGCGCTGGCGGAGGCCGCCGAGGCCGAGTTGCAGGAGGTGTTGCAGACCTACCGGACGTTGTTCCACGAGAACGCCACGCTCAACGAGGGGGAGCAGGTCGCCTTCGTTCTGCTCCTTCTGAAGCTTTTCCGGAAACTCGACCGGCACGGCGCGCTCGGGGACAGCTTCATCCTGCATCCGCTGCTCCAGGCGCGGGGCGGGTTCGACGAGGTCTTTCCCCAGCCCTTCGGTCCGATGCTGCAATTGATCCACCAGTTCCGGAACAAGAGTTTTCACGCCTTCATCAGCGAGCGGCGACGGGACGAGGTCGCCCCGGTCAATACCATCATGGCCTGCGTCTGTTTATACGTGGTGAAGTGCCTGCTGGGCGTTTTCGAACGATACGGGCTGTACTGGGTGACCGGGATCAACGCCCCGTCCTCGGACCCGGTCGTGACGGCCCTTTCCTTTGCCGGGGCCGCGCCCAAGGAAAAGCGGTTCAAGCTGACGAGGACCCCGTGCGCGGATTCGGAGCGCCTGGCCCTCAACGATCTGTATCTCATCGACAACTCGAAGGTCATCACCATGGGCGGGGCCCAGCCGGTCGAGCCCATCGGGCCGACGGATTACCTCTGTCTTTCGCCGTTCGTCATCTACACCATGGAATCCCTGGACAAGGAGGTCCTCGACGGCGGAGCGTCCGCCGACCGCCCCCTGGATATCTGCGTTCTCCAGCGGTACAACGAGGTCAAGCAGTTCTTACGTTACCTGGCCCTGACGGGCCAGGTGGAGTTCTGCCTGTCCCGCGACGACCGTTTCCGGCATTTCTTTGAGAAGTACAGCCTGTTCTTCAAGAACATAGAGGGGTTGTTCGACGACGTGGGCCATGCCCCGGCGCAAGAGGCGGCCACGCCCGGCGTCGACTCAGCGGCCGCCGCCATGGCGCAGCTGCGCAAGCGGACCTGGCAGGTGTCGTGCAACCACCTGGCGGCGCTGCTCCAGGTTCAGGACTACGACGAAGACGGCAACCGCATCGTCGAGAATCCCGGTTTCGGGTTCCAGTACAAATACAATCCCGACCTGTTCGTCTTCCCGGAGGAGGGCCGTTTCTACGACGGGTTCTATGAGAGCGGGAAGCGGGCCATCGCCTTTGTCGGGGGCTCGGGCATCGGTAAATCCAGCCTGCTGTGCCACCTTTTCCTGGATGAGCGCAGGGCGGGCCGACCGGCGGTCTTTCTCGACGCCAGGCGTTTCCGTTCGGCCAGGCTGGACGAGTTCCTGGAGGAAAGCATCATCGTCCGCGCCCGAAGGGACTGGCGGATGGAGAACGCGGACCGGTTGCTCGGCGAGGCCGGGGTCCGGCTGGTGGTCTTCATCGACGCCGTCAACGAGTTCGGCGGCCCCGGCGGCCCGCTGAAGCTCATTCAGGAGATCATGGACGCAGCCCGCGACCAGTCGGCGCTCGCCAACGTCAAGTTCGTCTTTTCCTGCCGCGTGGAAACCTGGGAGCAGTACCGGAAATCCGTCAACAACCCCAAGGTGCTTCTGGAGGACAGCGTCTTCGTGGGCCAGGGGGGCGAGGCCGTCCGGGTCAACGGGTTCGAGTCGGAAACCCTGCGCGCCACCCTCTTCGATCGCTATGCGAGTTGTTTCAACCTGGTTCCCGCCACCTACGAGGAGCAGGGAGAGCCGCTGAAGGAACTGATCTGTTCCCCGTTCATGATGCGGATGATCGCGGAGGTGTACGCCAACACCTCGGAGGATGGCGCCTCGCATCGCAGGAGAAAACGCCGCAAGATACCGAAGAAGATAAATTATTTTAAACTGTTTTCCCTCCTGACGCCCCGCAAGATGGCGGATGCCGAACGGTTGTTCCCCGAGAGGGAGGTCTCGCACGACCTGCTGGAGCGGCGGTTCGACGAGTGCCTGTACGTCTTCGCCGAACTGATCTATCGCCAGCTCATCGCCGGCGGCGACAGCTCTCCCCTGGCCATTTCCGGGGAGCGCCGGGACTCCGTGCGGATCGACGAGCTGAGCCGGAACCCCGCGTTCGGCGAGTTCATGAAGGGCCCGGTCGAAGGCGCGTCCGTCAGCATCTTCGAGGCGTTGATCCAGGTCGGCCTCATCGAGTCCGTGTACCTGCCCGAACTCAACCGCCACGGCGAGGTCAAGTTCGGCAGGGCCTACAAGTTTTTCCACGACCAGTACACGCAGTACTGGCTGAGCGCCGTCTACAACCGGTCCGACATCCTGGGCCGCCCCAGTCCTCGGAAGCTGCGCCGCGATCCGGAACTGCGCCGGACCACGGTGGCCAACATCCAGGACCTGATCGCCCGCTCCCAGGACGCCATGGTCCTGGGCGGCGCGCTGGGCCACTGGCTCTATTCGATCATGTCCGACGGGCGGCCGCGCATTCAGGACGACCTGTGCCACCTGTTCAACGCCATAGCCGACACCAAATCCTCGCATGTCCGGTACATGACCGGCATGTTCCTGCACGGACTGCCCGAAAAGGGGGTGGTCTCATCGCGCGAATGGTACTCCCGGCTTTGCCGGAAGGGGAGCTTCGCCCTGCGCAGGCTGCTGACCGAGCACGTGGTCTACCTGTGGCCCAACATTGCGCCGGACGATTTCCGTGCGCTGATAGAGTCCCTGGGCAGGGAGGAGGACGACGTCCTGCTGCGGGAACTCGGGGACTTCCTGGCCACCCGTTTCGGCTCGGAGCCGGAGATGGTCCTGGAGTTTCTGGACGGCATCCTGCCGAGCCTCGAAAAGCTGGACGTCGCCACTTCGACCCGGCTGTATGCGCTCAAGTCGAAGATGCACATCTATTTCAAGGTGATCACGAAATTCGCGGTCAAGGCCGCCTTGGACTGCTGTGTGGACTGGGAAAAGATGCGGATGCTCAAGGAGTTGCTGACGCGGAAATACAGCTACGTGTTCAGGGCCTGCCTCGACGAGTCTCCCACGATGATCATGCGGGGAGTCAGGAGTTGGGTCTTTTCCCTGCTGGATGGGGTCGGGCTCAACCAGTGGGACCAGGCCATCGGCCCGCACGGGAACAATTGCTTTTTCGTGGAATTCGACGGGCTGCGGCAGCGCGACGTGCTCCACGACTTCTATCCCTACTGCGTGCAGCTGTGCAACGGCGAGTTCGACGAGCTCTCCCTGGAGCCCGATTCGGAGTTCCGGCAGGCGTGTCTGTCCCTGATCGACTACCGGCCGCGCAGCGTCATCGGCTACGTGGCCACGGTGGTGCTCGCCGCGGTCCTGCATCGGGATGACCGCCAGATGGAGAGCGTGGTCAACGAACTGCTCGCCAGGAAGTCCGAGGCGGCCTTTTTCTTCTGCAACTACCTGCTGACGGCCCTGGGTCAGCTCAAGGTGGAGCGGTGCGCCCTCCTGTTGCCGATCATGAAGAAGGACTTCATCCCCGCGCTGGTCAGCGAGGACCAGGACGGCGAGAGCTACCTGGGCTTCCTGTTCATGGCCGCGGCGGACATGAAGGAGTTGTGGCCGGACGCGAAGGTCATCCTGGACGAACTGACCGAGCGGCTGGAGGAGATGAAGCCGGAGGCCCTGTTCTCCTTCGCCAAGGCGTTGCGCAGCCTGTGTTTCTATTCCGAGCCGCAAATGGGGCGGACCATCGCCACCCATCTGGCGCGGACGTATCTTTCGGACGCCTCCGACAACCGTCGCGAGTTCGCCAAACGGGTGCTGGCGGCCATGCTGGTGCGCGATCCGCAGATGCTCTCGGCCATCCTGGAGTGCACGGGCAAGGGCCGCGCCCTGGAGGCCGAGGTGCTGACCTTCGTGGACGGTGAAGTGCTTCGGCTCAAGGACCAGGTCAGCTATCAGAGCGCCTGGAACAAGGTCTTCCTCACCGCGGTGACCGACAATCCCAAGGTGATGCACTATGCCTGCCGCGTGTTGCTGGGCGGTCTGGTCCAGTCGAACAGCGTCACGGAGTTCTCGCGGGAATTTCGACGGTTCGTCGTGGAGTTGGTCCGCGGCTACCTTACGGATGAGGGGCTTGACCGCCGGAAGACGTTCACCGTACAGGAAGCGTTGTCGGAAAGTCTGGCGAGCGCCTGCTACGGGATGGACGGCGAGCCATGGACCGACGTCGAGGACAGGGTTGAAAAACAGCAGTGA
- a CDS encoding sigma 54-interacting transcriptional regulator, protein MIRTGTNEARLFRNPSPVKAMIGECAAMERVRDFAKVAALSDRPVLIHGESGTGKELLADHIRSLSRYGGRIVRLNCADFTDALFSSELFGHDKGAYTGADRATDGLVKAADGGCLFLDEIGEMPLSQQPRLLRFLQDGSYRRVGGTQTFQADLKVILATNRDLRALVEEGRFREDLFYRISVHEMCLPPLRERGEGDIRALARHFLKFQCEKMDIDGMAISEDALEALAGHDWPGNIRELENVMAAAFDWALHEGDDRIGTRYLKICPDFLGRPSATATKLIDALLRDTERALAVLREQATPAEVETMIQGIEPSRADADSNALWKRYLSLRKITEEGLRGEDRLRLIASARSHLAHQGNLSWRHVGLILGNNAQALRRCWASGKRKIGR, encoded by the coding sequence ATGATCAGGACCGGCACCAACGAGGCGAGGCTCTTCCGCAATCCGTCCCCGGTCAAGGCGATGATCGGCGAATGCGCCGCCATGGAGCGGGTCCGCGACTTCGCCAAGGTCGCGGCCCTGTCCGACCGTCCCGTCCTGATCCACGGGGAGTCGGGCACGGGCAAGGAGCTCCTGGCCGACCACATCCGGAGCCTGTCCCGATACGGCGGCCGCATCGTCCGCCTCAACTGCGCCGACTTCACCGACGCCCTGTTCTCCTCCGAATTGTTCGGGCACGACAAGGGGGCGTACACCGGCGCCGACAGGGCCACGGACGGCCTGGTCAAGGCGGCGGACGGCGGCTGCCTCTTCCTGGACGAAATCGGCGAAATGCCGCTTTCACAGCAACCCCGGCTGCTGCGGTTCCTCCAGGACGGCAGCTACCGCCGCGTCGGAGGGACCCAGACCTTTCAGGCGGATCTGAAAGTCATCCTGGCGACCAACAGGGATCTCCGGGCGCTCGTCGAGGAAGGACGGTTCCGCGAGGACCTGTTCTACCGGATCTCCGTTCACGAGATGTGCCTGCCGCCGTTGCGCGAACGCGGCGAGGGGGACATCCGCGCCCTGGCCCGGCATTTCCTGAAGTTCCAGTGCGAAAAAATGGACATCGACGGGATGGCCATCTCCGAGGATGCCTTGGAGGCGCTGGCCGGCCACGACTGGCCCGGCAACATCCGGGAACTCGAGAACGTCATGGCCGCGGCCTTCGACTGGGCCCTGCACGAGGGGGACGATCGCATCGGGACGCGGTATCTCAAGATCTGCCCCGATTTCCTCGGCCGCCCCTCCGCCACCGCGACCAAGCTCATCGACGCCCTGCTGCGCGACACCGAGCGCGCCCTGGCCGTCCTGCGGGAGCAGGCGACCCCGGCGGAGGTGGAAACCATGATCCAGGGCATCGAGCCCAGCAGGGCCGACGCCGATTCGAACGCCCTGTGGAAGCGGTACCTGTCCCTGCGCAAGATCACCGAGGAGGGGCTCCGGGGCGAGGACCGCCTCCGGCTCATCGCCTCGGCGCGCAGCCACCTCGCCCATCAGGGGAACCTCAGCTGGAGGCACGTGGGGCTGATCCTGGGCAACAACGCCCAGGCCCTGCGCCGCTGCTGGGCCAGCGGCAAGCGCAAGATCGGACGCTAG